From Prionailurus viverrinus isolate Anna chromosome B2, UM_Priviv_1.0, whole genome shotgun sequence, the proteins below share one genomic window:
- the DEF6 gene encoding differentially expressed in FDCP 6 homolog isoform X1, whose protein sequence is MALRKELLKSIWYAFTALDVEKSGKVSKSQLKVLSHNLYTVLHIPHDPVALEEHFRDDDDGPVSSQGYMPYLNKYILDKVEEGAFVKEHFDELCWTLTAKKNYRVDSNGNSMLSNEDAFRLWCLFNFLSEDKYPLIMVPDEVEYLLKKVLSSMSLEVGLGELEELLAQEAQAAQTSGGLSVWQFLELFNSGRCLRGVGRDTLSMAIHEVYQELIQDVLKQGYLWKRGHLRRNWTERWFQLQPSCLCYFGSEECKEKRGTIPLDAQCCVEVLPDREGKRCMFCVKTASRTYEMSASDTRQRQEWTAAIQTAIRLQAEGKTSLHKDLKQKRREQREQRERRRAAKEEELLRLQQLQEEKERKLQELELLQEAQRQAERLLQEEEERRRSQHRELQQTLEGQLREAEQARASMQAEMELKKEEAARQRQRIQELEEMQQRLQEALQLEVKARRDEEAVRLAQTRLLEEEEEKLKQLLQLKEEQERYIERAQQEKQELQQEMALQSRSLQRAQQQLEEVRQNRQRADEDVEAAQKKLRQASTNVKHWNVQMNRLMHPIEPGDKRPTTSSSFTGFQPLPLARRDSSLKRLTRWGSQGNRTPSPSSSEQLKSLNGGDEAPISASTPQEDKLDPSPEN, encoded by the exons GTGCTGTCCCACAACCTGTACACGGTCCTGCACATCCCCCACGACCCTGTGGCTCTGGAGGAGCACTTCCGGGACGATGACGATGGCCCCGTGTCCAGCCAAGGATACATGCCTTACCTCAACAAGTACATCCTGGACAAG gtggaggagggggcttTCGTTAAGGAGCACTTTGATGAGCTGTGTTGGACCCTGACGGCCAAGAAGAACTATCGGGTGGACAGCAACGGGAACAGCATGCTCTCCAATGAGGATGCCTTCCGCCTCTGGTGCCTCTTCAACTTCCTGTCTGAGGACAAGTACCCTCTGATCATGGTTCCTGATGAG GTGGAATACCTGCTGAAGAAGGTGCTCAGCAGCATGAGCTTGGAGGTGGGCTTGGGTGAGCTGGAAGAGCTGCTGGCCCAGGAAGCCCAGGCAGCCCAGACCAGCGGAGGGCTCAGCGTCTGGCAGTTCCTGGAGCTCTTCAACTCGGGGCGCTGCCTTCGAGGTGTGGGGCGGGACACTCTGAGCATGGCCATCCATGAAGTCTATCAGGAACTCATCCAAGATGTCCTGAAGCAG GGCTACCTGTGGAAGCGAGGGCACCTGAGGAGGAACTGGACAGAACGCTGGTTCCAGCTGCAGCCCAGCTGCCTCTGCTATTTTGGGAGTGAAGAGTGCAAGGAGAAAAGGGGTACCATCCCACTGGACGCACAGTGCTGCGTGGAG GTGCTGCCCGACCGAGAGGGGAAGCGCTGCATGTTCTGTGTGAAGACAGCCTCCCGAACGTACGAGATGAGCGCCTCAGACACACGCCAGCGCCAGGAATGGACAGCTG CCATCCAGACCGCGATCCGGCTGCAGGCGGAGGGGAAGACGTCGTTGCACAAGGACCTGAAGCAGAAGCGGCGCGAGCAGCGGGAGCAGCGGGAGCGGCGCCGGGCAGCCAAGGAGGAGGAGCTGCTGCGGCTGCAGCAGCTGCAGGAGGAGAAGGAACGGAAGCTGCAGGAGCTGGAGTTGCTACAGGAGGCGCAGCGGCAAGCCGAGCGCCTgttgcaggaggaggaggagcgacGCCGCAGCCAGCATCGCGAGCTGCAGCAGACCCTCGAGGGCCAATTGCGCGAGGCGGAGCAG GCCCGGGCCTCCATGCAAGCTGAGATGGAACTGAAGAAGGAGGAGGCTGCCCGGCAGCGGCAGCGCATCCAAGAGCTGGAGGAGATGCAGCAGAGGCTTCAGGAGGCCCTGCAACTGGAGGTGAAAGCGCGGCGGGATGAGGAGGCTGTGCGCCTAGCCCAGACCAG gctgctggaggaggaggaggagaagctgaAGCAGCTGCTGCAGCTGAAAGAGGAGCAGGAGCGCTACATCGAGCGGGCGCAGCAGGAGAAGCAAGAGCTGCAGCAGGAGATGGCGCTGCAGAGCCGCTCCCTGCAGCGAGCTCAGCAGCAGCTGGAGGAGGTGCGGCAGAACCGGCAGAGGGCCGACGAGGACGTGGAG GCTGCCCAGAAGAAGCTGCGCCAGGCCAGCACCAATGTGAAACACTGGAATGTTCAGATGAACCGACTCATGCATCCAATTGAGCCCGGAG ACAAGCGTCCCACCACCAGCAGCTCCTTCACAGGCTTCCAGCCCCTTCCACTTGCCCGCCGTGACTCCTCCTTAAAGCGCCTGACCCGCTGGGGATCCCAGGGCAACAGGACCCCCTCACCCAGCAGCAGTGAGCAGCTGAAGTCCCTCAACGGTGGGGATGAGGCTCCCATCTCGGCTTCTACCCCCCAGGAAGATAAACTGGACCCATCGCCAGAAAATTAG
- the DEF6 gene encoding differentially expressed in FDCP 6 homolog isoform X2, giving the protein MALKDVLYPGPALPHIHPQTLQLCEVLSHNLYTVLHIPHDPVALEEHFRDDDDGPVSSQGYMPYLNKYILDKVEEGAFVKEHFDELCWTLTAKKNYRVDSNGNSMLSNEDAFRLWCLFNFLSEDKYPLIMVPDEVEYLLKKVLSSMSLEVGLGELEELLAQEAQAAQTSGGLSVWQFLELFNSGRCLRGVGRDTLSMAIHEVYQELIQDVLKQGYLWKRGHLRRNWTERWFQLQPSCLCYFGSEECKEKRGTIPLDAQCCVEVLPDREGKRCMFCVKTASRTYEMSASDTRQRQEWTAAIQTAIRLQAEGKTSLHKDLKQKRREQREQRERRRAAKEEELLRLQQLQEEKERKLQELELLQEAQRQAERLLQEEEERRRSQHRELQQTLEGQLREAEQARASMQAEMELKKEEAARQRQRIQELEEMQQRLQEALQLEVKARRDEEAVRLAQTRLLEEEEEKLKQLLQLKEEQERYIERAQQEKQELQQEMALQSRSLQRAQQQLEEVRQNRQRADEDVEAAQKKLRQASTNVKHWNVQMNRLMHPIEPGDKRPTTSSSFTGFQPLPLARRDSSLKRLTRWGSQGNRTPSPSSSEQLKSLNGGDEAPISASTPQEDKLDPSPEN; this is encoded by the exons GTGCTGTCCCACAACCTGTACACGGTCCTGCACATCCCCCACGACCCTGTGGCTCTGGAGGAGCACTTCCGGGACGATGACGATGGCCCCGTGTCCAGCCAAGGATACATGCCTTACCTCAACAAGTACATCCTGGACAAG gtggaggagggggcttTCGTTAAGGAGCACTTTGATGAGCTGTGTTGGACCCTGACGGCCAAGAAGAACTATCGGGTGGACAGCAACGGGAACAGCATGCTCTCCAATGAGGATGCCTTCCGCCTCTGGTGCCTCTTCAACTTCCTGTCTGAGGACAAGTACCCTCTGATCATGGTTCCTGATGAG GTGGAATACCTGCTGAAGAAGGTGCTCAGCAGCATGAGCTTGGAGGTGGGCTTGGGTGAGCTGGAAGAGCTGCTGGCCCAGGAAGCCCAGGCAGCCCAGACCAGCGGAGGGCTCAGCGTCTGGCAGTTCCTGGAGCTCTTCAACTCGGGGCGCTGCCTTCGAGGTGTGGGGCGGGACACTCTGAGCATGGCCATCCATGAAGTCTATCAGGAACTCATCCAAGATGTCCTGAAGCAG GGCTACCTGTGGAAGCGAGGGCACCTGAGGAGGAACTGGACAGAACGCTGGTTCCAGCTGCAGCCCAGCTGCCTCTGCTATTTTGGGAGTGAAGAGTGCAAGGAGAAAAGGGGTACCATCCCACTGGACGCACAGTGCTGCGTGGAG GTGCTGCCCGACCGAGAGGGGAAGCGCTGCATGTTCTGTGTGAAGACAGCCTCCCGAACGTACGAGATGAGCGCCTCAGACACACGCCAGCGCCAGGAATGGACAGCTG CCATCCAGACCGCGATCCGGCTGCAGGCGGAGGGGAAGACGTCGTTGCACAAGGACCTGAAGCAGAAGCGGCGCGAGCAGCGGGAGCAGCGGGAGCGGCGCCGGGCAGCCAAGGAGGAGGAGCTGCTGCGGCTGCAGCAGCTGCAGGAGGAGAAGGAACGGAAGCTGCAGGAGCTGGAGTTGCTACAGGAGGCGCAGCGGCAAGCCGAGCGCCTgttgcaggaggaggaggagcgacGCCGCAGCCAGCATCGCGAGCTGCAGCAGACCCTCGAGGGCCAATTGCGCGAGGCGGAGCAG GCCCGGGCCTCCATGCAAGCTGAGATGGAACTGAAGAAGGAGGAGGCTGCCCGGCAGCGGCAGCGCATCCAAGAGCTGGAGGAGATGCAGCAGAGGCTTCAGGAGGCCCTGCAACTGGAGGTGAAAGCGCGGCGGGATGAGGAGGCTGTGCGCCTAGCCCAGACCAG gctgctggaggaggaggaggagaagctgaAGCAGCTGCTGCAGCTGAAAGAGGAGCAGGAGCGCTACATCGAGCGGGCGCAGCAGGAGAAGCAAGAGCTGCAGCAGGAGATGGCGCTGCAGAGCCGCTCCCTGCAGCGAGCTCAGCAGCAGCTGGAGGAGGTGCGGCAGAACCGGCAGAGGGCCGACGAGGACGTGGAG GCTGCCCAGAAGAAGCTGCGCCAGGCCAGCACCAATGTGAAACACTGGAATGTTCAGATGAACCGACTCATGCATCCAATTGAGCCCGGAG ACAAGCGTCCCACCACCAGCAGCTCCTTCACAGGCTTCCAGCCCCTTCCACTTGCCCGCCGTGACTCCTCCTTAAAGCGCCTGACCCGCTGGGGATCCCAGGGCAACAGGACCCCCTCACCCAGCAGCAGTGAGCAGCTGAAGTCCCTCAACGGTGGGGATGAGGCTCCCATCTCGGCTTCTACCCCCCAGGAAGATAAACTGGACCCATCGCCAGAAAATTAG